The DNA segment CCCGCGGCTGGAGCAGCATCCAGACGGGAAGGATGCTCGCCGCGCCGCCGTAGACGAGCATGACGATCACCCAGGCGCCGATGTTGACGCTCTCGAGGATCGGCGGAACGAACCCGGGCGTCGAGTTCAACAGAACGAACGTCCCGGCGGGGTAGTCGCCGCCGGGGACGAGCGCGAAGGGGTACTGGATGCCGACCCAGACGGAGGCGAACACGCCGGCGACGAACACGACGGTGCCGACGGCGAAGGAGAGCCCGAGCTGGTAGAGCCAGACGCCGAAGACGAACGCCAGCGCGATGTAGAGGATGCTCGCGGTCGCGGCCTGGGGGTAGGCATCGAAGACGACGCCGATGACGAGCGAGAAGACGGCGACGACGAGGATGATGAGGAGAAACGCGAACCACAGCAGCATGTCCTTACCTCGTTCGCCGACGTACTGACCGATGATGTAGCCGATCGACTTCCCCTCGTGTCGGACGCTCGCCGACAGCGACGTGAAGTCGTGGACCGCCCCGAGGATCGGGTTGCCGATCGCGACCCACAGCACCGCGGGGACCCATCCCCAGATCAACGTTGCAGTGATCGGCCCGACGATCGGTGCCCCGCCCGCGATGCTGGAGTAGTGGTGTCCCAACAGGACTGGTTTCGTCGCCGGGACGTACTCCTGGCCGTCCTGGTACTTGTGTGCGGGTGTCTCCCGCGAGTCGTCGAGCCCGACGAACTGCGAGAGGTATCGCCCGTAGCCGATGTACGCGGCCGTGAACGTCGTCAACACGAGCGCCACGATCCAGATCACTCCTACCATGCGTAGTTCTACCACTCGAATCGTCCAGGATTAATATAAGCCTGGCGTATGAGTTCTCCCGAACGGCCGCTGAGTAGAACCCGCCGGCGCCGTCGTTGCGCCGGTGGGTTCACGCGGTTCGTAGCGGGTCCACCGAGAGCGTCTCCGCGACCTCCGTGAGCAGCGACCCCTTCACCTCGCGGACCCGCGTCTCGATGGCGGCGACGACCGGCGGCTCGAACTCGTTCTCGACGTACTCGACGCGTTCGCGCTCGGTCTCGACCTTCTCGCGGAGAAAGCGTGCGCCGCGGCCCTGCTCGTCGGCGTCCGGCTCCGGGGTGAGCCGGTTGATCACGATCCCGTCGACGCTCAGCCCGTACTCGCGGTGGGTCTCGATCGAGCGCTCGGTCTCGCGCACCGAGAGCTCGTCGGGGTTGCAGACGAGGTAGAACGACGCCTCGTCCAGCGCGTCGCCCGCGAACTCGAAGCGCTCCTTTCGCTTCCGGAGGCGCGCGAGGATGGGGTCGCCCTCGCGGATCCGCCGGGGCTCCTGGTTGCCGATCGCGGCCATCTCGAAGTACTCGATGCTCTTCTCGCGCTTGTGTGCGAGCTGGTCGATCCACTTCCCCAGGAGTTCCGGCAGCGCGAGCAGTCGCAGGGTCGCGCCCGTCGGCGAGGTGTCGAAGACGACGCGGTCGCAGTCGGCCTCGCGCATCACGTCGACGAACCGATCCAGCAGCGCCGCCTCGTAGGCGCCCGGCGTCCGGTGGGCCATCTCGATCTGGAGGTCGATCCCGCTCGCCATCGCCGGACTCAGCTGCTCGCCGAGCGCGCGCTTGGTCTCCTGGAGGTGTTCCTGGACCTCGTGTTCGGGGTCGATCTCCATCGCCCGCAGGTTCTCGATTCCCTCGACCGATCGGGGCTCGTCGCCGAACTCCTGGTCGAAGACGTCGCCCGTGCTGTGGGCGGGATCGGTCGAGACGACCAGGGTGTCGAGACCCGCGTTCGCGCACTTCAGCGCGTAGGCGCTCGCGACGGTCGTCTTGCCGACGCCGCCCTTGCCTCCGAAGAAGACGTGCTCGGCCATCGACTCAGAAGTGATACTGTTGGCCCTTGCGCTCGATCAGCGACTCGCGGTCCCACATGCGCCGCTGCCAGGCCTCGTACTCGTCGGTGAGGTGGGGCAGCAGCTCCGCGGTGTAGTACGACACCGGCGAGGGGATGCCGAAGGCGTCCGGAAAACAGGCGAGCATGAACGCGTCCTCCAAGTCCTCGGCCTCCTTCTCGATCTTCTCGTAGGCGGGGTGGGTGAACATCCCGTGATAGAGCCCCCGGAGCCACTTCTCGATCGTGGCCCGGTAGCGCTCGATCCGCTCCGCGAGGTCCATGGTAGGCGGTGTCGGGCGCGGGCGTAAAACGGTGTCGTTGGCGCCGATGCGGAACGTACGGTTATCCATGCCGGCGACCAACGGTCGGCATGGCGAACACGGACGATCGGTTACCGCCGACCACGCGCGTCGGTCGGGTGACGCTCCGCGTGAACGACCTCGACCGGCTGGTCGGCTTCTACCGGGACGTCGTCGGCCTCGCCGTCCTCGAACGCGACGACGATCGGGCGACGCTCGGCGCCGACGACCCCCTGCTCGAACTGCTCGCGGACCCCGACGCGCCCGAACGGGGCCACGAGGAGACGGGACTGTTCCACGCGGCGTTTCGCGTCCCCTCGCGCGAGGCGCTCGGCGACGCGCTCGGGCGGATCCGTGGGCGCTGGCACTTCGACGGCGCCTCCGACCATCTCGTGAGCGAGGCGCTCTACCTCACCGATCCGGAGGGAAACGGGATCGAGATCTACCGCGATCGACCCCGATCGGAGTGGCCGACGACGGGCGACGGTCGCGTCGAGATGGACACCCGGCGGCTCGACACGGACGCGATCGCCGATCTCGGACGCGGGAGGAGAGCGGTGCCGGACCAAACGACGGTCGGGCACGTTCACCTCGAGGTCTCCTCGCTGCCGGCGGCACACGCGTTCTACGTCGACGGGCTCGGACTGGGCGTTCGACAGGAGTGGAGCGACGCGGCGTTGTTCGTCGCCGCCGGCGACTACCACCACCACGTCGGGCTCAACACGTGGAACGGACGGACGACCCCCGCGAAGGGACGGGGCCTCGAGCGCTTCGAACTGCTCGTCTCCTCCGAAGAGGCGCTGGAGGCGACGCGAGGGCGCCTGGAGGAACGCGGCGTCGAGGTCGCCGCCGGGAACGCCGGCCTGGTGGTCGCCGATCCGGACGGGATCGAACTGTGCCTACGGGTCGACTCGGACGGTACGAGCGCATGCTGAGCGACACGCCCGGCGTCCACCACGTCACCGCGATCGCGGGCGACCCCCAGCAGAACGTCGACTTCTACGCCGGCGTGCTCGGGCTCCGGTTCCTGAAGCGTACGGTCAACCACGAGGACCGGTTCGCCTACCACCTCTACTACGGCGACGGCGCCGGCTCGACGGGGAGCCTCGTCACCTTCTTCCCCTACCCCGGCGACGACGGCCGCGTCGGTAAACCCCAGCCGAGCGCGGTGGCGTTCGTCGTCCCCGAGGGCTCGCTGGATTACTGGCTCGACCGTCTCGCGGCCCGCGGCGCCGAACGGACGGAGCGCTTCGACGAGCGGGTCGTCGGCGTTCGTGATCCCGACGGGACGCCGATCGAACTCATCGCCGGCGACGTGGCGGGAGCGCCGTGGACGGAGACGGTCCCGGAGGAGGCGGCGATCCGCGCGATCCACGGCGCCACGCTGCTCTCGGCGAATCCCTACGCCACCGCCGCTATCCTCGAGACGCTCGGGTTCGACCTCCTCGCACAGGAAGGCGACCGGGTTCGATATCGTGCGCCGGGCGGCCATGCGGGGATCGTGGATCTCCTCGACGTCGAGAGCCCGTTCGGCCGCGAGGGACCGGGAACGATCCACCACGTCGCGCTACTGGTCGGAAGCGAGGCGGAGCTGTTCGAGTGGCACGACCTCTTCCGGGAGCGTGATTACGACGTCTCGCGGGTGAAGGACCGCCACTACTACCGGTCGCTCTACGTCCGCGAACCCGGCGGGATCCTCTTCGAGCTGGCGACCGAGCCCTCCGGGCTCGTCTCGGGTCCGGAGGCCGGACGGACGCTCGAGCTGCCCCCCTGGTTCGAGGAGGACCGCGGGACCATCGAGGCGCAGTTGCCGCCGCTCTCGGTGCCGGATCGGACGACCGAGTGACGTACTCCGGTCCGACCCCTTCGATGACGCTCGCCGATCACCATCGGTGCGACACGGCGGAGCATGGGACGGTGCGTTGAAGGCCGGGCCGGCCCCATCCCACGGCATGACCGACGCCATCCCCGTGACGATCCTCTCGGGGGCGTTAGGAGCCGGCAAGACCACGCTACTGAACCACCTCCTCGCCACCACCGACCGGCGAGTCGCCGTCCTCGTCAACGACATGGGTGAGCTCAACGTCGACGCCGAGCTGATCGCCGAGGGGAGCGACCTCGCCGGCGGCGTCACGGAGCTCTCGAACGGCTGTATCTGCTGTGAGCTCCAGGACGACCTCGAGACGGAGGTGATGCGGCTCGCGCGCTCCCGGGAGTTCGACCACCTCGTCGTCGAGTCCTCGGGCATCTCCGAGCCTGCTCCCGTCGCCCGGCTGTTCACCACGGACTCGAAGGCCGCCGCGGTCTACGCCGTCGACACGCTCGTGACCGTGGTCGACGCCGCCGACTTCCGCGCGCGTTTCGCGGGCGAACGGGAGCCCGAGTACGCCGAGACCGCCGAGGGGGAGACGCGTCCCCTCTCGGATCTGCTGCTCGAACAGGTCGAGTGCTGTGACGTACTCGTGCTCAACAAGTGCGACCTCCTCCCCGAGGACGAACTCGACGAGGTGGAGGCGACCCTCCGGGGGCTCCAGCCGAGCGCCCGGATCGTTCGGACGCGCTACGGAGAGCTCGATCCCGCCGAGATCCTCGACACCGGCCGGTTCGACCCCGAGCGCGCGGGCGAGTCGGCCGGGTGGAAGCGCGCGCTCGAGGAGACCGACCACGGGGACGAGGCGAACCGGACCCACGACGGGCACGATCACCGACATCCCAACGAGGAGTACGGGATCGACTCGTTCGTCTACCGGCGACGCCGGCCGTTCGACGCCGAGCGGTTCGCCGCCCTCCTCGAGGCACTCCCCGCGGCGCTCGTCCGCGCGAAGGGGCGGTTCTGGGTCGCGGGCCGGCCCGACGCGGAACTCCGCATGAGCTACGGGGGCCGGATCACGCGGGTCGAGCCCGCGGGCCGGTGGATCGCCGCCCTCCCGGAGGTCGAGCGCGACCTCTACCGGTCGAACCGACCCGACCTCGAGTGGGACGACGAGTGGGGCGACCGGCGAATCGAGCTCGTCTTCATCGGTCGCGAGCTCGACGACGAGGCGCTCATCGAGCGGCTGGACGGCTGTCTCGTCGAGGAGGCGGACGGCGACACCGGGCCGTTCCCCGGCGCCGAGGACGATCCCGTCGAGTTCGAGTCCGTCTGACCGGCGCGGTCGGCCGAACGATCGTCTTGCCTTGGTTCGGGACGGTTCGACCGGTCTCCAGGCCTCGGTCGCACATCGTACCGATATCGGCGCGCAGCCGACCGGATCCGATCGATCGCCCGCTCCCTGACAGCGGGGAACCGACCACGACCCGTCGCCTCGGGGATCTCCAACTCGTACCAGACGGTCTCGTACTCGGATATCGGATCGTTGAACACCTCGAGCGCCGACTCCTCGCCGACGTCGGAGAACAACGCGGCCGACTCTGCCAATTCCTCGCCCGGAATCAGCTGGATCGGTCCCCTGAGACGACGCTCCTCCAGTTGTTCTTCCTGCGCCACTCGTACGCCGTGAGGCTCGCGATCTCCGTCTCGGAGACGAACGCCCGCTTCCTGCTGTCCTCGGTCATGATGAACCGGAGGACCCACCGGTCCGCCGCGTCGCCGTATGCGAACGCGCTGGGGATCGTGTACGCCTCGCTCCCTTTGGTCAGTCCAAGCACGCCGAGGCCTCGTTTCTTGAGGAAACGCGAGTCGACGACGATCCCGAGCGTTCCGTCGGGTCGATCCGTGCTCGATGCGAACACGGTGTCTCTCGCCGCAGGCCCCTCAGGACGGGGCGTCGACCGCGTGCCGGTCGTGTTCGACCACGCGACGAAGCCGCTCGACGCCGTCGATCTCCCTGACGCGCTCCACGGTGGCGTCGGGAACGCGGTCGTGCCACGGGTCGCCGTCGACCATACGGCGACGGACGTCGGTACCGCGGTAGCGATCCCGCTCGAGGAGTTCGACGCCGCGGACGTCCAGACCGGCCTCCCGACAGACGTGTCCGACCAGCGGATTGTTCGTGTAGACCCTCTCGAAGCTGGGACACAGCGTCTGCACGTGGGTGGGCCATACCGCATAGCGATCGAGGTCCTCGATCGGGATGACGTACGTCGTCGTGTCGATCTTCTCGAGCGACCGATGGATCATGCTCACCCGCTCGCCCGCGGTGAACGGGTTCCGACCCGTATGGGACGCCTGTGCGCTACCGACCCCGATGATGACCTCGTCGACGTCGGCCGCGATGCGCTCGACGAACTGGCGGTGGCCGCGGTGGAACGGCTGGAACCGTCCCGGGAAGAACCCCCGCATGTGTCCCCGTTACACACGTCGGCGAAAAGACCCTCCGACTGATCCGTCGGGACGCCGGGGACGACTCCCCCGAGATCGAACCGGCCTAGCAGGCACAGCCCGCGGAGTCGGGCGACCGTTCGAAGCGCATCTCCTCCCCACAGGCCGGACAGGCCGGCGGCTCCTCCTCGGCGTCGAGGTCGAGGATCCGCTCTCCGCAGTCGTCACACCAGTAGGCGCCCTTCGATTCGGCGGTCGCGTCCGTCTCGGGGCCGTCGAACAGTCCCCTCACCGTATCGAGAACGCTCATAGTTACCGATACACACGCGACGGCAAAAGCCTTTCACGGGACTGCGTGACCCGCACACGGCCGGGGTCCTCAGCCCAGCTCCGCTTCTAGCGCGTCGAGCGCGCGTTCGAGTTCGGCCTCGCGCTTCCAGGCGGCGACGCGGTCCGTGAGCCGCCGGGGGAAGAGATCGAGCGTCACCGTCGAGCGCATCCGCACCCTGACGCCCTCGTTCTCGGGCGCGTAGGTGATCGTCGTCTCCATCTTCTCGAACGGCCCGGCGCCACCCTCCTGTTCGTAGCGATAGCCGTCCTCGCGCTCCTCGAAGAACAGCCCGATCTCGAGTCCGCCCGCGCCGGCGATCACCCGGACCCCGTCGTCGAGTTCGATCACCTCGCGTGGGGTGAAGCTCCCCTCGTACTCGACCAGCGTCGCCGGCGAGAGCGCGCGCTCGATCCGGGGCACCGTTGCCCGGAGGAACCGTGAGACCTCGACCTCGCGCATGCTCGGCGTTTGGGGATCGGTACATTAAGGCACTCGGACCGCCGTCGCTCTCGTATGACCATCGAGGACCGCGACACCGCGTCGGTCATCACCCATGC comes from the Halalkalicoccus sp. CG83 genome and includes:
- a CDS encoding ArsA family ATPase; the protein is MAEHVFFGGKGGVGKTTVASAYALKCANAGLDTLVVSTDPAHSTGDVFDQEFGDEPRSVEGIENLRAMEIDPEHEVQEHLQETKRALGEQLSPAMASGIDLQIEMAHRTPGAYEAALLDRFVDVMREADCDRVVFDTSPTGATLRLLALPELLGKWIDQLAHKREKSIEYFEMAAIGNQEPRRIREGDPILARLRKRKERFEFAGDALDEASFYLVCNPDELSVRETERSIETHREYGLSVDGIVINRLTPEPDADEQGRGARFLREKVETERERVEYVENEFEPPVVAAIETRVREVKGSLLTEVAETLSVDPLRTA
- a CDS encoding VOC family protein, with amino-acid sequence MANTDDRLPPTTRVGRVTLRVNDLDRLVGFYRDVVGLAVLERDDDRATLGADDPLLELLADPDAPERGHEETGLFHAAFRVPSREALGDALGRIRGRWHFDGASDHLVSEALYLTDPEGNGIEIYRDRPRSEWPTTGDGRVEMDTRRLDTDAIADLGRGRRAVPDQTTVGHVHLEVSSLPAAHAFYVDGLGLGVRQEWSDAALFVAAGDYHHHVGLNTWNGRTTPAKGRGLERFELLVSSEEALEATRGRLEERGVEVAAGNAGLVVADPDGIELCLRVDSDGTSAC
- a CDS encoding VOC family protein — protein: MLSDTPGVHHVTAIAGDPQQNVDFYAGVLGLRFLKRTVNHEDRFAYHLYYGDGAGSTGSLVTFFPYPGDDGRVGKPQPSAVAFVVPEGSLDYWLDRLAARGAERTERFDERVVGVRDPDGTPIELIAGDVAGAPWTETVPEEAAIRAIHGATLLSANPYATAAILETLGFDLLAQEGDRVRYRAPGGHAGIVDLLDVESPFGREGPGTIHHVALLVGSEAELFEWHDLFRERDYDVSRVKDRHYYRSLYVREPGGILFELATEPSGLVSGPEAGRTLELPPWFEEDRGTIEAQLPPLSVPDRTTE
- a CDS encoding GTP-binding protein; translation: MTDAIPVTILSGALGAGKTTLLNHLLATTDRRVAVLVNDMGELNVDAELIAEGSDLAGGVTELSNGCICCELQDDLETEVMRLARSREFDHLVVESSGISEPAPVARLFTTDSKAAAVYAVDTLVTVVDAADFRARFAGEREPEYAETAEGETRPLSDLLLEQVECCDVLVLNKCDLLPEDELDEVEATLRGLQPSARIVRTRYGELDPAEILDTGRFDPERAGESAGWKRALEETDHGDEANRTHDGHDHRHPNEEYGIDSFVYRRRRPFDAERFAALLEALPAALVRAKGRFWVAGRPDAELRMSYGGRITRVEPAGRWIAALPEVERDLYRSNRPDLEWDDEWGDRRIELVFIGRELDDEALIERLDGCLVEEADGDTGPFPGAEDDPVEFESV
- a CDS encoding nicotinamide-nucleotide adenylyltransferase, whose protein sequence is MRGFFPGRFQPFHRGHRQFVERIAADVDEVIIGVGSAQASHTGRNPFTAGERVSMIHRSLEKIDTTTYVIPIEDLDRYAVWPTHVQTLCPSFERVYTNNPLVGHVCREAGLDVRGVELLERDRYRGTDVRRRMVDGDPWHDRVPDATVERVREIDGVERLRRVVEHDRHAVDAPS
- a CDS encoding SRPBCC family protein, with protein sequence MREVEVSRFLRATVPRIERALSPATLVEYEGSFTPREVIELDDGVRVIAGAGGLEIGLFFEEREDGYRYEQEGGAGPFEKMETTITYAPENEGVRVRMRSTVTLDLFPRRLTDRVAAWKREAELERALDALEAELG